A genomic stretch from Bosea sp. F3-2 includes:
- a CDS encoding DUF4167 domain-containing protein yields the protein MNLTNRRLRGRDGRNQAEGQMACDLQARYDRLIVLARGFEAVGDKIDAERHYQQADHYRRLLNRKAA from the coding sequence ATGAATCTCACAAATCGCAGGCTGCGAGGTCGAGATGGGCGCAATCAAGCCGAGGGGCAGATGGCGTGCGACCTTCAAGCACGTTACGACCGCCTCATCGTTCTGGCCCGAGGGTTTGAAGCGGTAGGCGACAAGATTGATGCTGAACGCCATTATCAGCAGGCCGATCACTATCGCCGATTGTTGAACCGCAAAGCCGCATAG